The following proteins come from a genomic window of Candidatus Nealsonbacteria bacterium:
- a CDS encoding TasA family protein, translating into MKLKRIKKKKPKLIKAESKRKKKPKLVKAKTRKKKALRLRFLRLRSGQAGRVLRLRSGSEFAFIKKLILKISALSLIVLLNWNALSIIGETIAYYNDTEDSNANFYQAGTLDFYLSSPTPNFIPLETVANMKAGDTITREISIIQEANTNQFKYNIKTVQAGGNLDFCNLLKLEAKLNGETKYSDGLMNLNIDPLIVIGDDKQDDWLFTVTLPSDVIFVPGEVCQVKFVFDGSQTRNDLAFGQGFNDTEEINSSFAAGGIKINKVYYDVDADHGLEPGNEFIEIYNPLDNPVDISGWTIEDNSSTDVIPSSSPIPAKGFAIITGSASTWSYWQIPDDIIKIVLDDGAIGDGLDNDSDRVILKLPSGTIDDAVSYGTDTFAFDPACPDVNEGHMLARIPTGLDTNQASDWKDLGLPEITVIWPNGGEVLYVGRTYDLKWSATNPNGTDTDLTIDLWYSRDSGATWGKIATGTENDGTYAWRIPLYIGGTYYVVSHTARIKAVAWGPENFMVQDWDMSDADFCPPIDYELLLPEEIEALKAMGLLPEEGSTTSEEISTTTEEFPTTTEGIATTTEDLIIEGIFGGGGGGTGVSTDDGTIVIEETLTEETLTEETPIEELPAEETPIEEPPVIENNPTEEQISIDQTPAIEQEVIMSPQDSSSVQGNPPAGDPPTDGSTGGDSTISPEPAPSAVEPPPAAVVETTGAAPEPSAVTE; encoded by the coding sequence ATGAAATTAAAAAGAATAAAGAAAAAAAAGCCCAAACTAATTAAGGCTGAAAGTAAAAGAAAGAAAAAGCCAAAGTTAGTTAAGGCGAAAACAAGGAAAAAGAAAGCCCTTCGACTGCGCTTCCTTCGACTGCGCTCAGGACAGGCAGGACGAGTCCTTCGGCTACGCTCGGGATCAGAATTTGCTTTTATCAAAAAGTTAATTCTGAAAATCTCAGCTTTATCGCTTATTGTGCTTTTGAATTGGAACGCCTTGTCTATCATCGGCGAAACTATTGCTTATTATAACGACACAGAGGATTCCAATGCTAATTTTTATCAAGCCGGAACTTTAGATTTTTATTTATCTTCGCCAACTCCGAATTTTATTCCCTTAGAAACCGTTGCTAATATGAAAGCCGGGGATACAATCACCCGGGAAATTAGCATTATTCAAGAAGCAAATACCAATCAATTTAAATATAATATCAAAACAGTCCAAGCCGGCGGAAATCTTGATTTTTGCAATCTTTTAAAATTAGAAGCCAAGCTAAATGGCGAAACAAAATACAGCGACGGCTTGATGAATTTAAATATAGACCCGTTAATTGTAATTGGCGACGACAAACAAGATGATTGGCTTTTCACCGTAACCTTGCCTTCAGATGTGATTTTTGTTCCCGGAGAAGTTTGCCAGGTAAAATTTGTTTTTGACGGCTCCCAGACGAGAAACGATTTAGCGTTTGGCCAGGGATTTAACGACACAGAAGAAATAAACAGTTCTTTTGCTGCCGGAGGAATAAAAATAAATAAAGTTTATTATGACGTGGACGCTGACCACGGTTTAGAGCCTGGCAACGAATTTATTGAGATATATAATCCTTTGGATAATCCGGTAGATATTTCCGGCTGGACAATTGAAGATAATTCTTCGACCGATGTCATTCCATCTTCCAGTCCTATTCCAGCCAAAGGATTTGCGATTATTACAGGCAGTGCTTCGACCTGGAGTTACTGGCAGATTCCGGATGATATAATAAAAATTGTTTTAGATGATGGCGCAATCGGGGACGGATTAGACAATGATTCGGACCGGGTAATTCTTAAGTTGCCCAGCGGAACAATAGATGATGCCGTGAGTTATGGCACTGACACTTTTGCCTTTGACCCGGCTTGTCCTGACGTTAACGAAGGCCATATGCTGGCGAGGATTCCAACCGGCCTTGATACAAACCAGGCCTCGGATTGGAAAGATTTAGGATTGCCTGAAATTACGGTAATCTGGCCTAATGGCGGAGAAGTTTTGTATGTCGGCCGAACTTATGATTTAAAATGGTCAGCCACTAATCCAAACGGCACTGACACTGATTTAACAATTGACCTTTGGTATTCTCGAGATTCAGGAGCTACTTGGGGGAAGATAGCAACAGGAACGGAAAATGACGGTACTTATGCCTGGAGAATACCTTTATATATAGGAGGCACTTATTATGTTGTTTCTCATACTGCCAGGATAAAAGCTGTGGCTTGGGGACCGGAGAACTTTATGGTGCAAGATTGGGATATGTCTGACGCTGATTTTTGTCCGCCAATAGATTATGAATTATTATTGCCTGAAGAAATAGAAGCTTTGAAAGCTATGGGATTGTTGCCTGAAGAAGGTTCTACCACTTCCGAGGAAATTTCCACTACCACAGAAGAATTTCCTACTACAACGGAAGGAATCGCCACTACTACGGAAGATTTAATAATCGAAGGAATTTTTGGTGGAGGCGGCGGCGGAACAGGAGTTTCCACTGATGATGGAACAATTGTTATCGAAGAAACATTGACCGAAGAAACATTGACCGAAGAAACACCAATAGAAGAATTACCGGCCGAGGAAACACCAATAGAAGAACCGCCAGTCATTGAAAATAATCCGACAGAAGAACAAATTTCAATAGACCAAACTCCGGCAATTGAACAGGAAGTGATTATGTCGCCCCAAGACAGCTCTTCAGTTCAAGGCAATCCGCCAGCTGGCGATCCGCCAACTGATGGAAGCACGGGCGGAGACAGTACAATAAGCCCGGAACCAGCTCCGAGCGCAGTTGAACCTCCGCCGGCAGCAGTTGTGGAAACAACGGGCGCTGCTCCTGAACCGAGCGCTGTTACAGAATAA
- a CDS encoding signal peptidase I — MEESEKTKKPILQEIKTNKRFTRLSGWVYYIFLIFIVLVAGLLIVSVFPVTGNIKFMIVQSGSMAPQIKTGSLVMVKPLPSAGSGQADYKIGDVITFGPVTKTKAPTSHRIFDIKVNEGNVVYITKGDANNAPDAREVQKKEVLGKVVFSIPYLGYVVNFAKQPMGFALLIIAPALVIIFDEIKKIIHEIKKNKEKKAQTN; from the coding sequence ATGGAAGAATCAGAAAAAACAAAAAAACCTATTCTTCAAGAAATAAAAACAAATAAACGTTTCACCCGTTTAAGTGGGTGGGTTTATTACATATTTCTGATTTTTATAGTTTTGGTTGCAGGCTTGCTGATTGTTTCGGTTTTTCCGGTTACCGGAAATATTAAATTTATGATTGTGCAGTCAGGTTCAATGGCGCCCCAGATTAAAACCGGAAGCTTGGTGATGGTGAAACCGCTCCCTTCGGCAGGCTCAGGGCAAGCAGATTATAAAATCGGAGACGTGATTACTTTCGGGCCGGTGACAAAAACCAAAGCGCCGACCAGCCACAGAATTTTTGACATTAAAGTTAACGAAGGAAATGTTGTTTATATTACTAAAGGGGACGCCAATAATGCGCCTGACGCCAGAGAAGTCCAGAAAAAAGAAGTTTTAGGAAAGGTCGTTTTTTCAATCCCTTATTTAGGCTACGTGGTTAATTTCGCAAAACAGCCCATGGGATTCGCTTTGTTAATTATAGCTCCTGCCCTCGTGATTATTTTTGACGAAATCAAGAAAATAATACATGAAATTAAAAAGAATAAAGAAAAAAAAGCCCAAACTAATTAA
- a CDS encoding SipW-dependent-type signal peptide-containing protein — MKKILISLSIIGVVAAIGIGATIAYYNDTETSTGNILVAGTMDLKVDHKYAMYDGNECVKDCVENPSVNLIQNGSFEVPEVTDPAKWEIFQSGASGLIWTVEWAGSQTSYGGYDRPAPALVEYHEGVLGNAQDGDQYAELDSDWFGPNHPLNGEPALVKIYQNIPTTPGAKYKLHYYFSPRPNTGSGENILNVEIDDVLAQTVGPVAGGGSILWTEYTKEFTATNASTKVEFIGGGTDNSLGIFLDNVSVHPYNCTYQITGGTCTLWDLKDLGQGDYYWHYGDVKPGDYGVNIISLHAYNNDAYACIMTHDIVDLDNTLVDPELALGDTLATGELSPFIKIFAWEDINQNNIYDDGPSSIIVGPNVPLTTAIGKIPLTASNTKYVGLAWCAGTQTVVGNIISCDGSSMGNIAQTDSFTASITAYAEQQRNNENFVCPNWNQSIKQ; from the coding sequence ATGAAAAAAATATTAATTAGCTTAAGTATTATTGGAGTAGTTGCTGCGATTGGAATTGGAGCAACGATTGCCTACTACAACGACACCGAGACATCCACAGGCAACATTTTAGTTGCAGGCACAATGGATTTGAAAGTTGACCATAAATACGCAATGTATGACGGAAACGAATGCGTAAAAGATTGCGTTGAGAATCCAAGCGTCAACCTCATCCAAAATGGAAGTTTTGAAGTGCCCGAAGTTACCGACCCTGCTAAATGGGAGATATTCCAATCTGGCGCATCGGGACTTATTTGGACCGTTGAGTGGGCAGGATCCCAAACAAGTTACGGCGGTTATGACAGGCCTGCCCCGGCTTTGGTTGAATATCATGAAGGAGTTCTTGGTAACGCCCAGGATGGCGACCAGTATGCAGAACTTGATTCTGACTGGTTCGGACCCAATCATCCTTTGAATGGCGAGCCAGCTTTGGTAAAAATTTATCAGAACATTCCTACCACTCCGGGTGCAAAGTATAAACTTCATTATTATTTTTCACCGCGTCCTAATACAGGCAGCGGAGAAAACATTCTTAATGTTGAGATAGATGATGTTTTGGCCCAGACAGTAGGTCCAGTTGCAGGAGGAGGAAGCATACTTTGGACAGAATATACTAAAGAATTTACTGCAACCAATGCTTCTACAAAAGTAGAATTTATTGGCGGCGGAACTGATAATTCCTTAGGCATATTTTTGGACAACGTTAGCGTTCATCCTTATAACTGCACCTACCAGATTACCGGCGGAACTTGCACTCTTTGGGACTTGAAAGATTTGGGACAGGGTGATTATTATTGGCATTATGGTGATGTTAAACCCGGAGATTACGGCGTAAATATCATCAGCTTGCACGCTTACAACAACGATGCATATGCTTGTATAATGACTCACGACATTGTTGATTTGGATAATACACTTGTAGATCCAGAGTTAGCATTGGGTGATACTTTAGCAACGGGTGAACTTTCGCCATTCATAAAAATATTTGCCTGGGAAGATATTAACCAAAATAATATTTATGATGACGGACCGAGCTCTATAATTGTTGGACCAAACGTTCCACTTACCACAGCAATAGGTAAGATTCCTCTTACAGCATCCAATACTAAATATGTTGGACTTGCTTGGTGTGCTGGGACACAGACAGTTGTTGGAAATATAATTTCCTGCGACGGTTCTTCAATGGGTAATATTGCCCAGACAGATTCATTCACTGCTTCAATTACAGCTTACGCAGAACAACAGAGAAATAATGAAAACTTTGTTTGTCCTAACTGGAATCAATCAATAAAACAGTAA
- a CDS encoding TasA family protein → MKKIILSLAIIGAASAIAVGGTIAYFSDTETSTGNTFTAGSLDLRFQVGGAAGPWTDVNGAPLFDGVTFPLGDMKPGDTGEKTVRLWVDDNPSCGKVSIDVTEDSDNTCTTPEGKDEMMGNPDLPGTVAGCDETGELNDNVSFIVWLDQGVTPGFQGPQDLSECDNDYVGQFEPILTSGTITEDKEYGIGELPITEVNAQCYGIAYCFGTWNQDGTCNGALLDNKTQSDSFNADLTIDALQKRNQFDSGCPTGDWLQD, encoded by the coding sequence ATGAAAAAAATAATTTTAAGCTTAGCCATAATTGGCGCAGCTTCTGCAATAGCAGTGGGCGGAACCATTGCTTATTTCAGCGACACAGAGACCAGCACTGGCAACACTTTCACTGCTGGTAGCTTGGATTTAAGATTCCAAGTTGGGGGTGCGGCAGGACCATGGACAGATGTAAATGGTGCTCCTCTTTTTGATGGAGTGACTTTTCCTTTAGGAGATATGAAACCCGGTGATACTGGTGAAAAAACAGTAAGATTATGGGTTGATGATAACCCTTCTTGTGGAAAGGTTTCTATTGATGTAACTGAGGATTCAGATAATACTTGTACTACGCCCGAAGGAAAAGATGAAATGATGGGAAATCCTGATCTTCCCGGAACCGTCGCTGGTTGCGATGAGACAGGTGAGTTAAATGATAATGTTAGTTTCATTGTTTGGCTGGATCAAGGCGTTACTCCTGGATTTCAAGGCCCACAAGATCTTAGCGAATGTGATAACGATTACGTTGGTCAGTTTGAACCAATATTAACTTCAGGCACAATTACAGAAGATAAAGAGTATGGCATTGGAGAACTTCCAATAACCGAAGTAAATGCACAATGCTATGGTATTGCATATTGTTTTGGAACATGGAATCAAGATGGAACTTGTAACGGTGCTTTACTTGATAATAAAACACAATCAGATTCTTTCAATGCTGATTTAACTATTGATGCTTTACAGAAAAGAAATCAATTTGATAGCGGTTGTCCAACCGGAGATTGGCTACAAGATTAA
- a CDS encoding sortase produces the protein MIKNKILKFKDFLVVNFQKIKNSKEELKRLSKPFLFIFLVSFLVINWSDISWAFNYKITSQILIKSLPQIKFSPAFGFFDKIFAENIQKEKKEIKRPANPGNLEIPRFGVLVPLIFIDSENEKELYGALEKGTVHFTDSALPGQIGQTIILGHSSPANWPKINYDWAFSKINELNEGDEVILYVENQKYVYSVKRKFFLDRGEQIPEDDLTKKENVLILVSCWPPGKDVKRIAVEAELKIF, from the coding sequence ATGATTAAGAATAAGATTTTAAAATTCAAAGACTTTTTAGTTGTGAATTTTCAGAAAATAAAAAATTCAAAAGAAGAATTAAAAAGGCTGTCCAAGCCCTTCCTTTTTATTTTCTTGGTCAGTTTTCTAGTTATTAACTGGAGCGATATTTCCTGGGCTTTTAATTATAAAATTACTTCCCAAATTCTAATTAAGTCCCTGCCTCAGATTAAATTTTCTCCGGCGTTCGGTTTTTTTGATAAAATTTTTGCGGAGAACATTCAAAAAGAAAAAAAAGAAATAAAAAGACCGGCTAACCCGGGAAATTTGGAAATTCCCAGATTCGGAGTTTTAGTTCCCCTTATTTTTATTGATAGCGAAAACGAAAAGGAATTGTACGGCGCTTTGGAAAAGGGTACGGTTCATTTTACCGATTCTGCTTTGCCGGGCCAAATCGGACAAACTATAATTTTAGGGCACAGCTCTCCTGCTAATTGGCCGAAAATAAACTACGACTGGGCTTTTAGCAAGATAAACGAACTGAATGAAGGAGACGAGGTCATCCTTTATGTCGAAAATCAAAAATATGTTTATTCAGTTAAGCGGAAGTTTTTTTTGGACAGGGGAGAGCAAATTCCGGAAGATGATTTGACAAAGAAAGAAAATGTTTTAATATTGGTGAGTTGCTGGCCTCCGGGCAAAGATGTAAAAAGAATTGCCGTGGAAGCTGAGTTAAAAATATTTTAA
- a CDS encoding STAS-like domain-containing protein, translating to MNKISNEVREFILNEIKNHPNDIAPLVAKKFGFSRQRAHAYIAREVTAGKIIKIGDNRWTRYFLAKSNFIEFNEKIKPSLKEDRIWSVYVKPMMLDYADNIKNICAYGFTEIFNNAIHHSEGTKIYTSIEINNNKLTITIIDDGIGIFQKIQKALNLESIRESILHLSKGKFTTDPAGHTGEGIFFSSRVFDSFSIFSNDMYYTFANSEWFLSSEKRENFGKGTYIRMRLSLNSIKTLKEIMDQYSNQEIGFGKTIVAVALSADPGDPHISRSQAKRLLVGLEKFKQIVLDFKSVESVGQAFVDEVFRVFKNEHPNISIQYFNANENVEAMIKRGFSNLP from the coding sequence ATGAATAAAATTAGCAATGAAGTTAGAGAATTTATTCTCAACGAAATTAAAAATCATCCAAATGATATAGCTCCTCTAGTTGCTAAAAAATTTGGATTCTCAAGGCAAAGAGCTCATGCATATATTGCCCGAGAAGTAACAGCCGGAAAAATAATTAAAATTGGAGACAATAGGTGGACTCGTTATTTTCTTGCAAAGAGTAATTTTATTGAATTCAACGAAAAAATAAAACCGTCGCTTAAAGAAGATAGAATATGGTCTGTTTATGTTAAGCCGATGATGTTAGATTATGCCGATAATATAAAAAATATTTGTGCATATGGCTTTACTGAAATATTTAATAATGCCATTCATCATTCCGAAGGCACAAAAATATATACAAGCATAGAAATCAATAACAATAAGTTAACAATTACGATAATTGATGATGGGATAGGTATATTCCAAAAAATTCAAAAAGCATTAAATTTAGAATCAATAAGAGAATCAATACTCCATTTGTCTAAAGGAAAGTTTACGACCGATCCTGCTGGGCATACTGGCGAGGGGATATTTTTTAGTTCGAGAGTTTTTGATAGCTTTTCTATTTTTTCTAATGATATGTATTACACGTTTGCAAACTCAGAATGGTTTTTATCATCCGAAAAAAGAGAAAATTTCGGGAAAGGAACATATATTCGAATGCGTCTATCACTTAATTCTATTAAAACATTAAAAGAAATTATGGACCAATATTCGAATCAAGAAATTGGATTTGGAAAAACAATAGTTGCGGTAGCATTAAGCGCCGACCCCGGAGATCCACATATTTCTCGTTCTCAAGCAAAGAGACTTTTAGTAGGGCTCGAAAAGTTTAAGCAAATTGTGTTAGATTTTAAGAGCGTGGAATCTGTCGGACAAGCTTTTGTCGATGAAGTGTTCCGTGTGTTTAAAAATGAACATCCTAATATATCAATTCAATATTTTAATGCTAACGAAAATGTTGAGGCTATGATTAAGAGAGGATTCAGCAATCTACCATAA
- a CDS encoding arginine decarboxylase, pyruvoyl-dependent: MIPQKVFFVKGAGVHKDKLASFELALRDAGIEKCNIVYVSSIFPPGCKLISKEKGLEYLMPGQIVFCVMARTETNEPNRLVSAAVGLAVPFAENQYGYLSEHHCFGEKGEKAGEYAEDLAATMLATTLGISFDSNQAWDEREQIYKASGQIIKTTNICQSAEGNKDGLWTTVISAAVFITDNCEQK; this comes from the coding sequence ATAATTCCTCAAAAAGTATTTTTCGTAAAAGGAGCAGGCGTTCACAAAGACAAATTGGCTTCTTTTGAGCTGGCCTTAAGGGATGCCGGCATAGAAAAGTGCAATATAGTTTATGTCTCCAGTATTTTTCCTCCGGGCTGTAAATTAATAAGCAAGGAAAAGGGTCTAGAATATCTTATGCCCGGCCAAATTGTTTTTTGCGTAATGGCGAGAACCGAAACCAACGAACCCAACCGCTTGGTTTCAGCCGCCGTTGGTTTGGCGGTGCCCTTTGCCGAGAATCAGTACGGCTATCTTTCAGAACATCATTGTTTCGGCGAAAAAGGAGAAAAAGCGGGGGAATATGCCGAGGATTTGGCAGCTACCATGTTAGCCACCACGCTCGGTATTTCTTTTGATTCCAATCAGGCTTGGGACGAAAGAGAACAGATTTATAAAGCCAGCGGCCAGATTATTAAAACAACCAATATTTGCCAGTCAGCCGAGGGCAATAAAGACGGTTTGTGGACAACGGTTATTTCCGCCGCGGTTTTCATTACCGATAACTGCGAACAAAAATAA
- a CDS encoding RNA-binding protein: MENRLYVGSLSYDTKEDALKELFSQAGTVTSANVIMDKFSGRSKGFGFVEMASEEEAKKAIEMFNGKEVDGRKLAVDIARPMEKRDTFKKFSGGFRDRFGSRGRNSGSEESF; the protein is encoded by the coding sequence ATGGAAAATCGACTTTATGTAGGAAGTCTTTCATACGATACCAAGGAAGACGCTCTTAAAGAGTTATTTTCTCAAGCCGGCACCGTGACTTCAGCCAATGTCATTATGGATAAGTTCTCGGGCAGGTCAAAAGGATTTGGTTTTGTCGAAATGGCCTCTGAAGAAGAAGCCAAAAAGGCAATTGAAATGTTCAACGGAAAAGAAGTTGACGGAAGAAAATTAGCCGTTGACATCGCCAGACCAATGGAGAAGAGAGACACTTTTAAGAAATTTTCCGGTGGATTCAGAGACAGATTCGGTTCAAGAGGCCGAAACTCAGGGTCCGAAGAAAGCTTCTAG
- a CDS encoding undecaprenyl-diphosphate phosphatase — protein MNLIHVIILGIVEGVTEFLPISSTGHLILASRILELKQTEFLKSFEIAIQLGAVLSIVFLYWKSFLVERKVLKRVIVAFIPTGILGFVFYKTFKDFLMQDKVVLWALFLGGIFLIVFEFLYKEKKEAKQSIAEISYFQSFLIGTFQSFAMIAGVSRAAATIIGGLGLGLKRKTIVEFSFLLAVPTILVATLFDLSKNASNFSLPQLHFLILGFITSFFVAALSVKFLLFFIKKHTFISFGVYRIILALLFWFLILKI, from the coding sequence ATGAATTTAATTCACGTGATAATTTTGGGAATAGTGGAAGGGGTCACTGAATTTCTGCCGATTTCTTCAACCGGGCATTTAATTCTGGCTTCCCGGATTTTGGAATTAAAACAAACTGAATTTTTGAAAAGTTTTGAAATCGCCATTCAGCTGGGAGCGGTTTTATCGATAGTTTTTTTATATTGGAAATCTTTTTTAGTGGAAAGAAAAGTTTTAAAAAGAGTGATTGTCGCCTTTATCCCGACCGGAATTTTAGGATTTGTTTTTTATAAAACCTTTAAAGATTTTTTAATGCAGGACAAGGTTGTTCTTTGGGCGCTTTTTCTGGGCGGTATTTTTTTAATTGTTTTTGAGTTTTTATACAAAGAAAAAAAAGAGGCAAAGCAAAGCATTGCCGAGATTTCTTATTTTCAATCTTTTTTAATCGGCACCTTCCAATCATTCGCCATGATTGCCGGCGTTTCCCGGGCGGCAGCTACCATAATCGGGGGATTGGGCTTGGGTTTAAAAAGAAAAACCATTGTTGAATTTTCTTTTTTATTGGCTGTTCCCACAATACTTGTTGCCACCCTTTTTGATTTATCGAAAAACGCAAGCAATTTTTCTCTCCCTCAGCTTCATTTTTTAATCTTAGGATTCATTACCTCTTTTTTTGTGGCGGCCCTGAGCGTTAAATTTTTGCTTTTTTTCATAAAAAAACATACTTTCATTTCTTTCGGGGTTTACCGCATAATTTTGGCTCTTTTGTTCTGGTTTTTAATTTTAAAAATTTAA
- the mgtA gene encoding magnesium-translocating P-type ATPase → MNFSGYTTKKIEEIFQELKTSENGLSEKEARKRLKKYGFNEPAKRKKKNVFIQILLKFTSPLVIALLVIAIISIFLGETISAILIFLMAIMSVLLSFFQEHRAGKEVEKLIEMVRTTATVYRNRNPKEVRIQELVPGDIVELFAGDMIPADLRIISCKDLFINQASLTGESFPVEKFSTPITSKNDSMSELNNIAFMGSSVVSGGALGVVLKTGASTQFGELSQKVAGIETETGFEKGIRSFTFLMIRSTLLMVFFIFAINALRRGDFIESLLFSIGVAVGLMPEMLPMMVTINLSKGAIAMSKKEVIVRRLGSIQNFGAMDILCTDKTGTLTMNKIVLEKHCDVAGKESEDVLRYAYINSFYQTGLKDLLDQTILKHEKILLKQFKKIDEVPFDFLRRIMSVVVETDSERTIISKGAPEEIFKRCSHYELDGEIFKTNNKIFLNLKKEYESLSSEGFRVLAIAYKKVNNKKEIFSKEDESDLILKGYVAFFDPPKPSVKPTILELKKIGIEFKILTGDNDLVTKKICKDVGLEIKGLVTGDQIERLSDKEIQGLVENTTIFARLSPSQKARIVSALRENKHIVGYLGDGMNDAPALKASDVGISVNNAVDIAKESADIILLRKSLTVLREGVIEGRRIFGNILKYVKMGASSNFGNMLSMTGGSMFLPFLPMLPIQILLNNFLYDMSQVALPTDEVDKEYINRARPWNVGYIKKFMFIIGPISSLYDFLTWGVMLFVFNAFSFPELFHTGWFIESLCTQTLVIHIIRTGKIPFIESKPSRLLFLSSILIVTIGIMIPFSPLAESFGFVAPPALYFLLLFFMIVTYLLFVQVVKKWFIKKYGYE, encoded by the coding sequence ATGAATTTTTCTGGATACACAACAAAAAAAATTGAAGAGATTTTTCAGGAGTTAAAAACTTCTGAGAACGGTCTTTCAGAAAAAGAAGCTCGGAAAAGACTTAAAAAATACGGGTTTAATGAACCTGCCAAGAGAAAAAAGAAGAATGTTTTCATTCAAATTCTTTTAAAGTTTACGAGCCCTCTTGTTATTGCTCTTTTGGTTATTGCAATTATTTCAATTTTTTTAGGAGAAACAATCAGTGCGATTTTAATTTTTTTGATGGCCATAATGAGCGTTTTGCTTTCTTTTTTTCAAGAACATCGGGCAGGAAAAGAAGTAGAAAAGCTTATTGAAATGGTCCGAACAACTGCCACTGTTTATCGAAACAGAAACCCAAAAGAAGTTAGAATTCAGGAACTGGTTCCAGGTGACATAGTTGAGTTATTTGCCGGCGATATGATTCCTGCAGATTTAAGAATTATTTCTTGCAAAGATTTGTTTATTAATCAAGCTTCCTTAACAGGGGAATCATTCCCCGTAGAAAAATTTTCAACTCCAATAACGTCGAAAAATGATTCAATGTCGGAATTGAATAATATTGCTTTTATGGGGTCCAGCGTAGTGAGCGGAGGAGCATTGGGAGTAGTTTTAAAAACGGGCGCTTCTACGCAGTTTGGCGAACTTTCTCAAAAAGTTGCGGGAATCGAAACGGAAACGGGCTTTGAAAAGGGAATACGCAGCTTCACCTTTTTAATGATTCGTTCAACGTTACTTATGGTTTTTTTTATTTTCGCCATTAATGCTTTGCGCAGGGGCGACTTCATAGAGTCGTTGCTTTTTTCCATCGGAGTTGCCGTTGGACTTATGCCCGAAATGTTGCCTATGATGGTCACAATAAACCTTTCAAAGGGCGCTATTGCGATGTCGAAAAAAGAGGTAATTGTCAGGCGATTAGGTTCCATCCAAAACTTCGGCGCAATGGATATACTTTGTACGGATAAAACCGGCACCCTGACCATGAACAAAATAGTTCTAGAGAAGCATTGCGATGTTGCAGGCAAAGAAAGCGAAGACGTCTTAAGGTACGCTTATATTAACAGTTTTTATCAAACAGGGTTAAAAGATCTTTTAGACCAAACGATTTTAAAACACGAAAAAATACTATTAAAGCAATTTAAAAAAATAGACGAAGTGCCTTTTGATTTTTTGAGAAGAATTATGTCCGTAGTCGTGGAGACAGACAGCGAGCGCACGATTATTTCCAAAGGCGCTCCAGAAGAAATATTTAAAAGATGTTCTCACTACGAACTGGACGGTGAAATATTTAAAACAAACAATAAGATTTTTTTAAATTTAAAAAAAGAATATGAAAGCTTAAGTTCGGAAGGTTTTAGAGTTTTAGCCATAGCTTATAAAAAAGTAAATAACAAAAAAGAAATATTTTCAAAAGAAGATGAATCAGATTTAATACTTAAGGGATATGTGGCATTTTTTGACCCGCCAAAACCCAGCGTTAAACCGACAATTCTTGAATTAAAAAAAATAGGAATAGAATTTAAAATTTTAACCGGAGACAATGATTTGGTTACAAAAAAAATATGTAAGGATGTCGGACTTGAAATTAAGGGCTTGGTAACGGGAGACCAAATAGAGAGATTAAGCGATAAAGAAATTCAGGGATTGGTTGAAAATACCACTATCTTTGCCCGTTTATCTCCGTCGCAAAAAGCAAGAATAGTAAGTGCCTTGCGAGAAAATAAACACATAGTGGGTTATTTGGGAGATGGCATGAATGATGCTCCGGCGCTGAAAGCTTCTGACGTGGGAATATCGGTGAACAACGCCGTTGATATTGCTAAAGAATCGGCAGACATAATTCTTCTCCGCAAAAGTCTTACAGTGCTTCGGGAGGGCGTTATAGAGGGGAGAAGGATTTTTGGAAATATTCTTAAATACGTAAAGATGGGCGCAAGTTCAAACTTCGGCAACATGTTAAGTATGACCGGAGGCAGTATGTTTCTGCCTTTTTTACCGATGTTACCGATACAAATTCTTTTAAATAATTTTCTTTATGACATGTCTCAGGTGGCACTCCCTACGGACGAGGTAGATAAAGAATATATAAACAGAGCCCGGCCATGGAACGTAGGTTATATCAAAAAATTTATGTTTATCATCGGACCCATCAGCTCTCTCTATGATTTTCTTACTTGGGGAGTTATGCTGTTCGTTTTTAATGCGTTTTCTTTTCCGGAATTATTCCATACGGGATGGTTCATAGAATCTCTATGTACCCAAACTCTTGTTATTCATATAATACGTACCGGAAAAATTCCTTTTATCGAAAGCAAGCCAAGCAGATTATTATTTTTAAGTTCTATTTTAATAGTGACAATAGGTATAATGATTCCATTTTCTCCTTTGGCTGAATCATTCGGATTCGTAGCCCCGCCTGCCCTATATTTTTTACTATTATTTTTTATGATTGTCACTTATTTATTGTTTGTCCAGGTGGTTAAAAAATGGTTTATTAAAAAATACGGCTATGAATAA